A single region of the Malus sylvestris chromosome 8, drMalSylv7.2, whole genome shotgun sequence genome encodes:
- the LOC126632309 gene encoding probable calcium-binding protein CML41: MKILHRYSKLLKWFLNSKNFKLTLLPCLLSKPESKTESPCSTFPTENPNNGITNKELAKVFDHFDTNNDGKISGDELFAYFVSIGEAMSNTEAQSVIEEFDSNGDNLLDFEDFVKLMEREGDGNDDLKRAFEMFEVDKGCGCITPKGLQNMFNRLGDAKSYDECVSMIGVFDLDGNGVLDFHEFRKMMVST, from the coding sequence ATGAAAATCCTGCACAGATACTCCAAGCTCTTGAAGTGGTTCTTAAACAGTAAGAATTTCAAACTAACTCTCCTCCCTTGCCTTCTTTCAAAACCCGAATCCAAAACCGAGAGCCCTTGTTCAACTTTCCCTACTGAAAATCCAAACAATGGCATCACAAACAAAGAGCTTGCAAAAGTTTTTGATCATTTTGACACCAACAACGACGGCAAGATCTCCGGCGACGAGCTCTTCGCTTACTTCGTGTCCATCGGGGAAGCCATGTCCAACACCGAGGCTCAGAGCGTGATCGAAGAATTCGATAGCAATGGTGACAACTTGTTGGATTTTGAAGACTTCGTGAAGTTGATGGAAAGAGAGGGCGATGGCAACGATGATCTCAAAAGGGCTTTTGAGATGTTTGAAGTTGACaaaggttgtggatgcataaCGCCGAAAGGACTGCAGAACATGTTCAATCGATTGGGAGATGCCAAATCGTACGATGAATGTGTGTCCATGATTGGAGTGTTTGATCTTGATGGAAATGGAGTTCTTGATTTCCACGAATTTCGTAAGATGATGGTTTCAACTTGA
- the LOC126632303 gene encoding protein DA1-like — translation MVLLIALGSSLICGIALLAFRILPSVDSFGVKNLIDYEQITLHVMGWLSKIFKGSSHKISEEHCHESHDNNDEDPNSYGPSCSGEVWSENENEEIDRAIALSLLEENPKGKNVIGSDSQLLEDEQLARALQESLNVESPPRHGNGNGNGTTYQPFLPPRHGNGNGNGTTYQPFPPPRHGNGNGNTYQPILPPRYGNGNGNGNTYQPIPPPRYGNGSSYPIPMDYPMGSRVCAGCNAEIGFGRYLNCMNAVWHPECFRCRACNQPISDYEFSTSGHYPYHKACYKDSYHPKCDVCKHFIPTNPAGLIEYRAHPFWVQKYCPVHEIDNTPRCGSCERMEARDTRYVPLDDGRKLCLECLDSAVMDTSECQPLYLDIQEFYEGLNMKLEQQVPLLLVERQALNEARDGERNGHYHMPETRGLCLSEEQTISTISKRPRFGAGHQATGLITEPYKLTRRCEVTAILILYGLPRLLTGSILAHEMMHAWLRLKGYRPLSQDVEEGICQVLAHMWLEAELMSGSGSNAASTSSSSSSRTSKKGTRSPFESKLGGFFLHQLETDMSPVYGDGFRAGQQAVQKYGLRSTLEHIRMTGVFPY, via the exons ATGGTGCTTTTGATCGCTTTGGGATCTTCTCTGATCTGTGGGATTGCTCTGTTAGCATTCAGAATTCTGCCTTCTGTTGATTCTTTTGGAG TAAAAAACTTGATTGACTATGAGCAGATAACCTTACACGTTATGGGTTGGCTTAGCAAGATTTTTAAAGGCTCGAGCCACAAGATATCGGAGGAGCATTGTCATGAGTCTCATGACAATAATGACGAGGATCCAAATAGCTATGGACCTTCTTGTTCAGGG GAGGTCTGGTCAGAAAACGAGAATGAAGAAATAGATCGTGCTATTGCACTATCTCTTTTAGAAgaaaatccaaaaggaaaaaatgtGATTG GCTCTGATTCTCAGTTGCTAGAAGATGAACAACTTGCCAGAGCTCTACAAGAAAGTCTGAATGTGGAATCTCCTCCCCGACATGGTaatggaaatggaaatggaaCTACGTATCAACCTTTCCTTCCTCCCCGGCatggaaatggaaatggaaatggaaCTACGTATCAACCTTTCCCTCCTCCCCGGCATGGAAATGGAAATGGCAATACATATCAACCTATCCTTCCTCCCCGATatggaaatggaaatggaaatggaaatACATATCAACCTATCCCTCCTCCCCGATATGGAAATGGAAGTTCATACCCTATCCCCATGGACTACCCAATGGGCTCCAG GGTTTGTGCTGGTTGCAATGCTgagattggttttggacgataTTTAAATTGCATGAATGCAGTTTGGCATCCAGAATGTTTCCGCTGTCGTGCATGCAACCAACCAATTTCTGATTATGAG TTTTCTACATCTGGGCATTATCCATACCATAAAGCTTGCTACAAGGATAGCTACCATCCGAAATGTGATGTTTGCAAGCACTTT ATTCCAACAAACCCTGCTGGTCTTATTGAATATAGGGCACATCCATTTTGGGTCCAAAAATACTGCCCTGTTCATGAAATTGATAATACTCCTCGGTGCGGCAGTTGTGAGCGAATGGAG GCCCGAGACACAAGATATGTACCCCTTGATGATGGTCGGAAGCTCTGTCTAGAGTGTTTGGACTCTGCAGTCATGGATACCAGTGAATGCCAACCCCTATATCTCGATATtcaggaattttatgaaggtttaAATATGAAGTTGGAGCAGCAAGTTCCACTGCTCTTGGTTGAACGACAAGCGCTAAATGAAGCAAGAGATGGAGAAAGAAAT GGCCATTATCACATGCCTGAGACTAGAGGGCTTTGCCTTTCTGAGGAACAAACTATTAGCACG ATTTCAAAGCGGCCACGTTTTGGGGCAGGACACCAAGCCACGGGATTGATAACAGAGCCCTACAAGCTAACTCGTCGCTGTGAGGTGACCGCAATTCTAATCTTGTATGGTCTTCCAAG GTTGCTGACTGGGTCTATTCTAGCTCATGAGATGATGCATGCATGGCTGCGGCTTAAAG GTTACCGACCTCTTAGTCAAGATGTCGAAGAAGGTATCTGTCAAGTTTTAGCTCACATGTGGCTAGAGGCCGAGCTTATGTCTGGCTCAGGCAGCAATGCTGCATCAACCTCGTCTTCCTCCTCTTCGAGGACATCAAAGAAGGGTACAAGATCGCCGTTTGAGAGTAAGCTTGGGGGGTTCTTTTTACACCAGCTCGAAACAGACATGTCCCCGGTGTACGGAGATGGATTCAGGGCCGGTCAACAGGCAGTGCAGAAATACGGGCTTCGAAGTACCCTAGAACATATTAGAATGACAGGGGTGTTTCCTTATTGA